A region of the Bacillus sp. (in: firmicutes) genome:
TCGATGAATTAAAACAGTTACTTTCAAGATTAACAGCTTCATCGTCCTGGATAATGAACTATCCGGAATCGATTCAACGAGTGGTAACAAAATTGCATCAGCATGAAGTCGATGAAAATTTATTACAACTCATCGCTGATGATGCTCTACAGAAATTTCGAAATACAAAAGAAGCTGTCGATTCCAGCATGGTTGAAAAGTGGATGAAAAGTTTTTTAATCGAACTTTTACGTCCCGCTTATGTAAAAAACCATATAAAAATGAAGAAATTCATTAATTTTGTTGGGCCAACAGGTGTTGGAAAAACGACAACATTGGCAAAAGTAGCTGCACAAGCGGTGTTAATGGATAAAAAAAAGATTGGATTCATTACTACGGATACATATCGCATTGCGGCAATCGATCAGTTAAAAACGTATGCTAACTTACTAAATGTGCCAGTAGAAGTTGTGTACAAGCCCGACGACTTCCGAAAAGCAGTAGAAAAATTACAATCATTGGATCACATTTTTATCGATACAGCTGGCCGAAATTATTTAGATGAACAATATATTCACGATTTACAAGAACTGATTGATTTTAACGAGGAAATGACGACCTACTTAGTTCTTTCACTTACAGGAAAACAAAAAGATCTAGAAGCGATTGTCGAGAAATTTTTCAAAATTCCTATCGATCAATTCATTTTTACCAAATTTGACGAAACGACTTCTATTGGGGTCATGGTGAACTTACTATACAAATATCGTATCGGTGCTGCTTTTGTCACAAATGGTCAGAACGTTCCTGACGATCTTGTTCCAATGAACGAGGAAAAATTGGTAAATATGGTATTTGAGGGCGAGTAAAATGAGGGATCAAGCAGAAAGTTTACGAAAAAAATTGTTTCATGCACAAATGAATCAATCAGCGAAATCTATTGCTATTGTTTCAGGAAAAGGGGG
Encoded here:
- the flhF gene encoding flagellar biosynthesis protein FlhF; translated protein: MRVKKYVAPSMPEAMKMIREDLGEDAVILHSKIVYTGGFLGLFKKKNIEVIAAKDGAVIKESQKTELMNKQMVKPSQSLLTKKLEADSDDQKEKEQLKQDIDELKQLLSRLTASSSWIMNYPESIQRVVTKLHQHEVDENLLQLIADDALQKFRNTKEAVDSSMVEKWMKSFLIELLRPAYVKNHIKMKKFINFVGPTGVGKTTTLAKVAAQAVLMDKKKIGFITTDTYRIAAIDQLKTYANLLNVPVEVVYKPDDFRKAVEKLQSLDHIFIDTAGRNYLDEQYIHDLQELIDFNEEMTTYLVLSLTGKQKDLEAIVEKFFKIPIDQFIFTKFDETTSIGVMVNLLYKYRIGAAFVTNGQNVPDDLVPMNEEKLVNMVFEGE